A part of Carettochelys insculpta isolate YL-2023 chromosome 1, ASM3395843v1, whole genome shotgun sequence genomic DNA contains:
- the PTCHD1 gene encoding patched domain-containing protein 1 isoform X2: MLRQVLHRGLRTSFARLGHFIAGHPVFFASAPVLISILLGASFSRYQVEENVEYLLAPKHSLAKIERNLVNSLFPVNRSKHRLYSDLQTPGRYGRVIITSFRKANMLDQHHTDLILKLHSAVTRIQVQRPGFNYTFAHICILNNDKTCIVDDIVHVLEELKSARSSNRTNFAITYPITHLKDGREVYNGHQLGGVTVHSKDRVKSAEAIQITYYLQAINSLNDMVAEKWESIFCDTVELFQKSNRKVKMYPFTSSSLREDFQKTSRVSERYLTTSLVLVVTLAVLCCSMQDCVRSKPWLGLLGLLTVSLATLTAAGIINLTGGKYNSTFLGIPFIMLDTAIIIAEPNQIERSTVKAEVTLSVHLEEL; encoded by the exons ATGTTGCGGCAGGTTCTGCACAGGGGGCTGAGGACGTCTTTCGCCAGGCTCGGCCACTTCATTGCCGGTCACCCGGTGTTCTTCGCCTCCGCACCTGTGCTCATCTCGATTTTGCTGGGGGCCAGCTTCAGCAGGTACCAGGTCGAGGAAAACGTGGAGTATCTCCTGGCCCCCAAACACAGCCTGGCCAAGATCGAGAGGAATCTGGTGAATAGTCTTTTCCCGGTGAACCGCTCCAAGCACCGGCTCTACTCTgacctgcagacccctgggcgGTACGGAAGGGTCATCATCACATCCTTCAGGAAGGCCAACATGCTGGACCAACATCATACTGACCTGATCTTAAAG TTGCACTCAGCTGTGACCAGGATCCAAGTCCAACGACCTGGTTTCAATTATACATTTGCCCATATATGTATCCTGAATAATGACAAGACTTGCATAGTGGACGACATAGTGCATGTACTGGAGGAGCTAAAGTCAGCTCGATCTTCTAATCGAACTAATTTTGCTATTACATATCCAATCACTCACTTAAAGGATGGCAGGGAAGTGTATAATGGGCACCAGCTTGGTGGGGTTACCGTGCATAGTAAGGATCGAGTGAAGTCTGCGGAAGCCATCCAGATCACCTACTATTTGCAAGCAATTAACTCTCTGAATGACATGGTAGCAGAAAAGTGGGAATCCATCTTTTGTGACACTGTCGAACTTTTCCAGAAATCCAACAGGAAAGTCAAAATGTATCCCTTCACTTCGTCATCACTGAGGGAAGACTTTCAGAAGACGAGCAGGGTGTCAGAACGCTACCTGACCACAAGCCTGGTCCTTGTGGTCACTTTGGCTGTACTCTGCTGTTCCATGCAGGATTGTGTCCGCAGCAAACCCTGGCTTGGCCTTTTAGGATTGTTAACTGTGAGCTTAGCCACGCTGACTGCAGCTGGAATCATCAATCTGACTGGTGGGAAATACAATTCCACCTTCCTGGGAATTCCCTTCATCATGTTAG